One genomic region from Oncorhynchus gorbuscha isolate QuinsamMale2020 ecotype Even-year linkage group LG13, OgorEven_v1.0, whole genome shotgun sequence encodes:
- the LOC123993485 gene encoding calnexin-like produces MELNVRCVVLLAVGLCSTLLLTTVAAHQEEEPIMELAEDMGVEDELEDLGLGEELLDGEVEPEDADTPPGPPPAPKVTYKAPEPMGEHFFAESFDRGTLDSWVLSKAKKEDIDEDIAKYDGNWEVEDMKDSKLPGDKGLVLKSRAKHHAISAQLLRPFIFDTKPLIVQYEVNFQQGIDCGGAYVKLLSQTPDLNLDEFVDKTPYTIMFGPDKCGEDYKLHFIFRHKNPKTGEYEEKHAKKPDADLRTYYTDKKTHLYTLVVNPDNSFEVLVDQTVVNSGNLLTDMTPPINPAAEIEDPDDHKPEDWDERPKIQDPDAVKPEDWDEDAPKQIPDEDAVKPDGWLDDQPEYTSDPDAVKPEDWDEDMDGEWEAPQIPNALCETAPGCGAWQRPMIDNPNYKGKWKAPMIDNPNYQGVWKPRKIANPDFFEDLHPFRMTPFNAVGLELWSMSSDIFFDNFFITNERHTAERWANDGWGLKKAAEGAAEPGLVNQMMTAADERPWLWVVYVLTVAVPLILIIVFFCTGKKAVAPAAADYKKTDEPQPDVKEEEEEKAEEDQVKEEKSQPAAAGKKSDAEDSPAEKEGEEEEEEEEEEEEEEVNEEEEAATDQKQEDDVLRRSPRNTKGRKD; encoded by the exons ATGGAGTTGAATGTGAGGTGTGTTGTGCTGCTGGCCGTGGGCCTGtgctccactctgctactgaccaCAGTGGCCGCCCACCAGGAGGAGGAGCCTATCATGGAGCTGGCGGAAGACATGGGCGTGGAAGACGAGCTGGAGGACCTGGGCCTTGGGGAGGAGCTTCTGGATGGGGAGGTAGAGCCAGAGGATGCAGACACACCACCGGGACCGCCTCCAGCCCCTAAA GTGACCTACAAAGCTCCCGAGCCCATGGGGGAACACTTCTTCGCTGAGTCCTTTGACAGGGGGACCCTAGACAG CTGGGTCCTCTCAAAGGCCAAGAAGGAGGACATTGATGAGGATATCGCCAAGTATGATG GTAATTGGGAGGTGGAGGACATGAAAGACAGCAAGCTGCCTGGAGACAAAGGCCTGGTCCTCAAGTCACGTGCTAAGCACCACGCCATCTCAGCACAGCTCCTCAGACCCTTCATCTTCGACACCAAACCCCTCATCGTCCAGTATGAGGTCAACTTCCAGCAGGGGATCGACTGTGGTGGTGCCTACGTCAAACTGCTCTCCCAGACCCCAGACCTTAACCTG GATGAGTTTGTTGACAAGACTCCCTACACCATCATGTTCGGACCAGACAAGTGTGGCGAGGACTACAAGCTGCACTTCATCTTCCGCCACAAGAACCCCAAGACTGGCGAGTACGAGGAGAAGCACGCCAAGAAGCCTGATGCAGACCTGCGCACCTACTACACCGACAAGAAGACCCACCTTTACACACTGG TGGTGAACCCAGACAACAGCTTTGAGGTGCTGGTAGACCAGACAGTGGTGAACAGTGGTAACCTGCTGACAGACATGACCCCACCCATCAATCCTGCTGCCGAGATCGAGGACCCCGACGACCACAAGCCAGAGGACTGGGACGAGAGGCCCAAGATCCAGGACCCTGACGCAGTCAAACCTGAGGACTG GGATGAGGATGCACCAAAACAGATCCCAGATGAGGATGCAGTGAAGCCAGACGGCTGGCTGGATGATCAGCCAGAGTACACCAGTGACCCCGATGCAGTCAAGCCCGAGGACTG GGATGAGGACATGGATGGCGAGTGGGAGGCCCCTCAGATCCCGAACGCCCTCTGTGAGACCGCCCCCGGCTGCGGTGCATGGCAACGGCCCATGATTGACAACCCCAACTACAAGGGCAAGTGGAAGGCCCCAATGATCGACAATCCCAACTACCAG ggTGTGTGGAAGCCCAGGAAGATTGCTAATCCGGACTTCTTCGAGGACCTCCATCCCTTCAGGATGACCCCCTTCAACGCCGTGGGCCTGGAGCTGTGGTCCATGTCCAGCGACATCTTCTTCGATAACTTCTTCATCACCAACGAGCGGCACACGGCCGAGCGCTGGGCCAATGACGGCTGGGGTTTGAAGAAAGCTGCTGAGGGAGCCGCTGAG cCCGGGCTGGTAAACCAAATGATGACTGCAGCAGACGAGCGTCCCTGGTTGTGGGTGGTCTATGTGCTGACTGTGGCCGTGCCCCTCATCCTCATCATTGTCTTCTTCTGCACCGGAAAG AAGGCAGTGGCTCCAGCTGCAGCTGACTACAAGAAGACAGACGAGCCTCAGCCAGACGttaaggaggaggaagaggagaaggctGAGGAGGACCAAGTCAAGGAGGAGAAGAGCCAGCCAG CAGCAGCAGGGAAGAAGAGTGATGCAGAGGACAGCCCtgcagagaaggaaggggaggaggaggaggaggaggaggaagaggaagaagaagaagaagtgaatgaggaagaggaggcggCAACTGATCAG aaacaagaaGATGATGTCCTCAGGAGGTCCCCTAGAAACACAAAAGGGAGAAAGGACTGA